In the genome of Tetrapisispora phaffii CBS 4417 chromosome 14, complete genome, one region contains:
- the NUP116 gene encoding FG-nucleoporin NUP116 (similar to Saccharomyces cerevisiae NUP100 (YKL068W) and NUP116 (YMR047C); ancestral locus Anc_2.610), with translation MFGSTSNTFGGTNKPFGAPAATNAPSPFGTTQPNNNASPFGMNNAPTQITSSFGSNLGSSFGNTAGATFGSNPFNSANSSGNNANTMFGMNNNTAGVNANNNNPANASSPFGQTNNTGGMLFGNNPLTAGSTNSSAGGNLGTGIKPFMESQEKDNTTGTMNHFQSITCMPEYRNYSFEELRFQDYQANRKFSNNPGSSGSQFSNTAANNAFGTGINSTQPTNTSNLFGQNNMAQNSMFGSANSNNAFGSNFGTNTSSQFGANKPASGGLFGQTNTNNQPSGGLFGQSNSQPSGGLFGQNNTTQPSGGLFGQSNTTQPSGGLFGQSNTNQPQSSGLFGQSNTTQQPSGGLFGAAQPSSAGGLFGQNNNTFGQNNNSQQPGGLFGQNNNNTNQQSGGLFGQNNNQQQAGGIFGAKPAATTGGLFGQANNAFGQNNNTQQTGGLFGQANTNNQSSGGLFGQNNNSQPSGGLFGQSNTTQPSGGLFGQSNTNQPQSSGLFGQSNTAQQPSGGLFGNKPAAPAGGLFGSKPMAPSGGLFGQSNNAQQTSGGLFGQNNTQQQSGGLFGAKPAAPAGGLFGNKPATTSAGSLFGNNANATNSTNTTTGGLFGNATANNTPNTLGGGLFGNKTQTPAAPVGGLFGQSNGTGGNVSSGLFGNKSAMNAGGASAGGLFGNNNVSTLGNTLGNNNQQNSQQQQYQQLQQNIANQNPYGTQELFSRITMPPSITEPEKATVTVADTGKNSSFNKAKTSVKSQPLFHRHSTVPQPVALSRIHGPVASSLNKTYSTALVSTKNPAANELDKAIKGVESLIHNPHSVSFKTLVINKKKQEDIEDSNTDIGIISLGKSSSDTDKDSVTSSESIFDRAQETPTVKDTTRISSSNLDTMSTLSTTSPMPSQITQVKVEDELNLDDISYVDDNYFISPSLETLSGYSLIKLRKVSNLVIGHKKYGKVKFLEPVDLSGIPLGLLCGEIVRFSPRTCSVEIKDDPNGSLTKGMNVRAKVTLYSCFPIDKATKMPITDGNHEMVKRQIHKFKQVPGSKLESYDTDSGTLVFSVNEVCA, from the coding sequence ATGTTTGGATCGACTTCTAATACGTTTGGTGGTACCAACAAGCCTTTTGGTGCGCCTGCTGCGACAAATGCGCCTTCACCTTTTGGTACAACACAGCCTAATAACAATGCTAGTCCATTTGGTATGAACAATGCTCCAACTCAAATCACAAGTTCATTCGGATCGAATTTGGGAAGTTCCTTTGGTAATACTGCCGGAGCCACTTTTGGATCTAATCCTTTCAATTCAGCTAATAGTAGTGGTAATAATGCCAATACTATGTTCGgtatgaataataatactgCTGGTGTTAATGCCAATAATAACAATCCTGCCAACGCGAGCTCGCCATTTGGCCAAACTAATAATACTGGAGGCATGTTGTTTGGTAATAACCCACTTACTGCAGGTTCTACTAATAGTTCTGCTGGCGGTAACTTGGGTACGGGGATTAAACCATTTATGGAATCACAGGAAAAGGACAATACTACAGGGACAAtgaatcattttcaaaGTATTACGTGCATGCCTGAGTATAGGAATTattcttttgaagaattaagaTTTCAAGATTATCAAGCAAATCGTAAATTTAGCAATAATCCTGGGTCAAGTGGTTCCCAATTTTCAAACACCGCAGCAAACAATGCTTTCGGTACTGGCATAAACAGTACTCAGCCTACCAATACCTCCAATCTATTTGGTCAAAATAACATGGCTCAAAACTCAATGTTTGGTTCCGCTAACTCTAATAATGCATTTGGAAGTAATTTTGGAACAAATACAAGTTCTCAATTTGGAGCAAATAAACCAGCCAGTGGAGGATTGTTTGGTCAAACAAATACTAATAACCAACCATCTGGTGGATTGTTTGGTCAAAGCAACAGCCAACCATCTGGAGGGTTATTTGGTCAAAATAATACTACTCAACCATCTGGAGGTTTATTTGGACAATCCAATACTACTCAACCATCTGGAGGTTTATTTGGACAATCCAATACCAACCAGCCTCAATCTAGCGGATTATTTGGACAATCCAACACAACTCAGCAACCATCTGGTGGCCTATTTGGCGCTGCACAGCCATCTTCTGCAGGTGGTCTTTTTggtcaaaataataatacttttGGTCAAAATAACAACAGCCAGCAACCTGGAGGATTATTTGGTCAgaacaataataacacTAACCAACAATCGGGTGGCCTATTTGGTCAAAACAACAACCAACAACAAGCTGGTGGTATTTTTGGTGCCAAACCTGCTGCTACTACTGGCGGATTGTTCGGCCAAGCTAATAATGCATTTggtcaaaataataacaccCAACAAACAGGAGGATTATTTGGCCAAGCCAATACGAATAATCAGTCATCGGGTGGATTATTTGGACAGAACAACAACAGCCAACCATCTGGAGGGTTATTTGGACAATCCAATACTACTCAACCATCTGGAGGTTTATTTGGACAATCCAATACCAACCAGCCTCAATCTAGCGGATTATTTGGACAATCCAACACAGCTCAGCAACCATCTGGTGGCTTATTTGGTAATAAACCAGCTGCTCCAGCAGGTGGACTGTTCGGTAGCAAACCGATGGCACCTTCAGGTGGATTATTTGGTCAATCTAACAATGCACAACAAACATCGGGAGGATTGTTCGGTCAAAATAATACCCAACAACAGAGCGGTGGTCTTTTCGGAGCAAAACCTGCTGCACCAGCAGGTGGCTTATTCGGCAACAAACCTGCTACTACTTCAGCAGGTTCTCTCTTTGGTAATAATGCTAATGCAACTAATAGTACTAACACCACAACTGGTGGTTTGTTTGGAAATGCTACAGCAAACAATACTCCCAACACATTAGGTGGTGGATTGTTTGGTAACAAAACTCAAACACCTGCTGCTCCTGTTGGGGGGTTATTTGGACAATCCAACGGAACTGGTGGCAATGTTTCATCCGGATTATTTGGTAATAAGTCAGCAATGAATGCAGGAGGTGCTTCCGCAGGTGGTTTATTTGGAAATAACAATGTATCCACTCTTGGAAACACTTTAGGTAATAACAACCAACAGAATTCACAGCAGCAGCAATATCAACAATTGCAGCAAAATATTGCTAACCAAAACCCATATGGTACGCAAGAGTTATTCTCAAGAATCACAATGCCACCTTCTATAACTGAACCTGAAAAGGCCACAGTTACTGTTGCTGATACTGGAAAGAATAGTTCTTTTAATAAGGCAAAGACCTCTGTAAAATCCCAACCACTGTTCCATAGGCACTCGACGGTTCCACAACCTGTTGCATTATCTAGAATCCATGGTCCCGTTGCATCCTCTTTAAATAAGACATATAGTACTGCGTTAGTTTCAACTAAGAACCCAGCAGCTAATGAATTGGACAAGGCGATAAAGGGTGTTGAATCACTCATCCACAATCCACATAGTGTCTCCTTCAAGACATTGGTGattaataagaaaaaacaagaagatattgaagataGCAATACCGATATTGGAATTATTTCTCTTGGTAAGTCAAGCTCGGATACTGATAAGGACTCAGTTACAAGTTCGGAATCTATATTTGATAGAGCTCAAGAGACTCCAACAGTTAAGGATACGACCAGAATATCTAGCAGCAATTTGGATACCATGTCAACACTATCTACAACTTCACCCATGCCATCTCAAATAACTCAAGTTAAAGTTGAGGATGAATTAAACCTAGATGACATTTCCTATGTCGATGATaactattttatttctcCATCGTTAGAAACTTTGTCGGGATACTCATTAATAAAACTTCGGAAAGTTTCCAACTTGGTCATTGGCCATAAAAAGTACGGTAAGGTTAAATTTCTTGAACCAGTCGACTTATCTGGCATACCCTTGGGTTTGTTATGTGGTGAAATTGTTAGGTTTAGTCCAAGAACATGTAGTGTAGAAATAAAAGATGATCCAAATGGCAGTCTGACGAAGGGAATGAATGTTCGTGCTAAGGTAACTTTGTACAGTTGCTTCCCAATAGACAAGGCCACTAAAATGCCAATCACTGATGGTAATCATGAGATGGTCAAGAGACAAATCCACAAGTTCAAACAGGTTCCGGGTTCGAAGCTTGAAAGTTACGATACAGATTCCGGTACCCTGGTATTTTCTGTTAACGAAGTATGTGCATAG
- the ERB1 gene encoding ribosome biogenesis protein ERB1 (similar to Saccharomyces cerevisiae ERB1 (YMR049C); ancestral locus Anc_2.613) yields the protein MTDKVLANGKGSKKRSVHDIDDEGDDVQDLMGSGLTEGSDDEDDEEEEEFASAQEDEDDSDAEFNRLLAEDEENAENEEYNTSDYSDNDTGSMVDKLSGVKLENIADMSHIISKYSDGSVRVIKPEIDAVYDSDDSDVETKNTIGNIPLSAYDEMPHIGYDINGKRIMRPAKGSALDQLLDEIELPEGWTGLLDQESGSSLNLSQEELELISKIQRNEQTDESTNPYEPLIDWFTRHEEIMPVTAIPEPKRRFVPSKHEAKRVMKIVRAIREGRIIPPKKLKEMRAEEENHNFDLWGDAEEMPDHVMTLRAPKLPPPTNDESYNPPEEYLLTKEEQEEWENTEYSEKEKKYLPQKYSALRKVPGYTESIRERFERSLDLYLAPRVRKNKLNIDPDSLIPELPSPKDLRPFPIRGSTIYAGHQGRIRTLSIDPSGLWLATGSDDGTVRIWEILTGREVYKVTLVDVEENTDDHIECLEWNPDKETGILAVAVGDNIYLIVPPIFGFEIENHGKTKIEYGFGFDNFGNVKKAGINVEEDEDAEEGAAMKKIVAQWNKPSEKQLAQDISIVITCKKPVKKLSWHRKGDYFVTVQPDSGHTSVLIHQMSKHLTQSPFRKSKGIIVDAKFHPFKPQLFVCSQRYIRIYDLSQQLLIKKLLPGARWLSKIDIHPRGDNVIASSYDKRVLWHDLDLASTPYKTLRFHDKAVRSVNFHKRLPLFSSASDDGFIHIFHATVYDDMMKNPMIVPLKKLTGHKITNSLGVLDTIWHPREAWLFSAGADNTARLWTT from the coding sequence ATGACTGATAAAGTATTGGCTAATGGTAAAGGTTCTAAGAAAAGGTCTGTTcatgatattgatgatgaagGAGATGATGTTCAAGATTTGATGGGTTCTGGTTTGACGGAAGGCAGCGATGACGAGGACGATgaggaagaagaggaaTTTGCGTCTGCACAGGAGGACGAAGACGATTCAGACGCTGAATTCAATAGGTTGTTAgctgaagatgaagaaaatgcCGAAAATGAAGAGTACAATACTTCAGACTATTCTGACAACGACACTGGTTCTATGGTTGATAAACTTTCCGGGGTTAAGTTGGAAAACATTGCAGACATGTCTCATATCATCTCGAAGTATTCAGATGGTTCTGTTAGAGTCATCAAGCCTGAAATTGATGCTGTTTATGATAGCGATGATAGTGATGTTGAAACTAAGAATACTATTGGTAATATTCCCTTATCTGCATACGACGAAATGCCACATATTGGTTACGATATCAACGGTAAGAGAATCATGAGACCAGCCAAAGGTTCCGCTTTGGATCAATTATTGgatgaaattgaattgCCAGAAGGTTGGACAGGTCTCTTGGATCAAGAATCGGGTTCGAGTTTGAATCTATCCCAGGAAGAGCTGGAACTGATCTcgaaaattcaaagaaacGAACAAACTGACGAGAGCACGAATCCATACGAACCTTTGATCGATTGGTTCACAAGACATGAAGAAATAATGCCAGTCACCGCTATTCCTGAACCAAAGAGGAGATTCGTTCCTTCGAAACATGAAGCTAAGAGGGTCATGAAAATCGTTAGAGCTATCAGGGAAGGTCGTATTATTCCTccaaagaaattaaaggaaatgagagcagaagaagaaaatcaTAACTTTGATCTATGGGGTGATGCTGAAGAAATGCCAGATCATGTAATGACTCTAAGGGCTCCTAAATTGCCACCACCAACAAACGATGAGAGTTATAACCCACCAGAAGAATACTTACTGACAAAGgaagaacaagaagaatGGGAGAATACAGAATATAGCgagaaagagaaaaaataCCTTCCACAAAAATACTCAGCACTAAGAAAAGTTCCAGGTTATACTGAATCTATTAGAGAAAGATTTGAAAGATCCCTAGATTTATATCTAGCTCCTCGTGTTCGCAAAAACAAACTAAATATCGACCCTGATTCTTTGATACCAGAACTTCCTTCTCCAAAGGATCTGAGACCATTCCCAATCCGTGGTTCCACCATCTATGCTGGCCACCAAGGTAGAATTCGTACTTTGTCGATCGATCCATCCGGTCTATGGCTAGCAACTGGTTCAGATGACGGTACCGTTAGAATTTGGGAAATTTTGACCGGCAGAGAAGTCTACAAGGTTACTTTAGTAGACGTTGAAGAAAACACAGATGATCATATTGAATGTTTGGAATGGAATCCTGATAAGGAAACTGGTATTCTGGCCGTTGCTGTGGGTGACAACATTTACTTAATAGTTCCACCAATCTTtggttttgaaattgaaaatcaCGGTAAGACAAAGATTGAATATGGTTTTGGTTTCGATAATTTCGGTAATGTTAAGAAAGCAGGTATAAAcgttgaagaagatgaagacgCAGAAGAAGGTGCTGCCATGAAAAAGATTGTTGCTCAATGGAACAAACCATCAGAGAAACAACTTGCCCAAGATATTAGCATTGTCATTACATGTAAGAAACCAGTAAAGAAGTTATCATGGCATAGAAAGGGTGACTATTTCGTCACAGTTCAACCTGACTCTGGTCACACGTCTGTTTTGATTCATCAAATGTCTAAACATTTAACACAATCTCCATTCAGAAAATCTAAGGGTATAATCGTTGATGCTAAATTCCATCCATTCAAACCACAATTGTTTGTATGTTCTCAAAGATATATTAGAATTTACGATTTGTCTCAACAATTGTTGATTAAAAAGCTATTACCTGGTGCACGTTGGTTATCAAAGATTGACATCCATCCAAGAGGTGATAATGTTATTGCATCTTCGTACGATAAGAGAGTATTGTGGCACGATTTGGATCTTGCCAGCACACCATACAAGACATTAAGATTCCACGATAAAGCAGTCAGATCTGTCAACTTCCACAAGAGATTGCCATTATTTTCCTCTGCTTCAGATGATGGTTTCATTCATATTTTCCACGCAACTGTATACGATGACATGATGAAGAACCCAATGATTGTTCCATTAAAGAAACTAACAGGCCATAAAATCACAAACAGCCTGGGTGTGTTAGATACCATATGGCATCCAAGAGAAGCTTGGTTGTTCTCTGCTGGTGCAGATAACACTGCTCGTCTATGGACAACGTAA
- the STV1 gene encoding H(+)-transporting V0 sector ATPase subunit a (similar to Saccharomyces cerevisiae STV1 (YMR054W); ancestral locus Anc_2.617): MSFTFQQEEAIFRSADMVYIQLYIPLEISREVVSLLGNLGNVMFRDLNSDVSTFQRNYIGQLRKFDDAERLLTYMSDVSMQHSVAMWNYTLHVDQEGESITPKPLAQVIDSLNINSINEVNEIIDDVIGFESRLKQLNDSLLGLKENLATLIEKRQVVFQCGRFLEFNQGLPGRLSRERRDTSGGLLSLDNVSETLSDAFSFDLDENNFNYNNSDSNNNDNVNIDTLDDLEQGAPEENGDYAEFHFFQNGFHNQFIVVGALEANKIEVLNRILWRLTRGNLFFQNFPIENSNINANVPGEPDEKGEKHCFIVFTHGETLLKKINRVIESLNGKIYSMENFRSHSKIQELNDQIDELTQIVTATEQSLHTELLVINDQLPIWSALIKREKYIYATLNLFRPESHALLAEGWIPSNETDSVSNALKEHSESIGSEYTPVINIIKTNKSPPTYHRTNKFTGAFQSIVDAYGIASYQEVNPGLATIVTFPFMFAIMFGDLGHGFILFLISLYLIFNETKFDKMQRDEIFDMAYTGRYVICLMGAFSIYTGLMYNDIFSKPLTLFKSGWEWPSNFKKGELIEASKIGVYRFGIDYNWHGADNSLLFTNSYKMKLSILMGFIHMTYSYMFSYVNYKYKNSRVDIIGNFIPGLIFMQSIFGYLSITIVYKWTKDWIKDGKPAPGLLNMLINMFLAPGKVEEHLYSGQAFVQTVLLLAALVCVPWLLLYKPLTLKKQHAMATSQGYQNVQQQRYNESLMETQSTFEEDEVIITDSNEEDHSDFNFGDIMIHQVIHTIEFCLNCISHTASYLRLWALSLAHAQLSSVLWDMTIANAFTASNPGSILSVARVVFLFGMWFILTVCILVMMEGTSAMLHSLRLHWVEAMSKFFEGEGYAYEPFSFKRLSEQ, translated from the coding sequence ATGTCGTTCACTTTTCAACAGGAAGAGGCTATCTTTCGTTCGGCTGATATGgtttatattcaattgtatataCCGTTAGAAATCTCAAGGGAGGTGGTCTCGTTACTAGGTAATTTGGGGAATGTCATGTTTAGAGACTTGAATTCGGATGTATCAACGTTCcaaagaaattatattgGTCAATTGAGGAAATTCGATGATGCAGAGAGGTTGCTGACTTATATGTCGGATGTTTCTATGCAACATTCTGTTGCCATGTGGAATTACACTTTGCACGTAGATCAAGAAGGTGAAAGTATTACTCCAAAACCATTGGCACAAGTTATTGATagtttgaatataaatagtaTCAATGAGGTCAACGAGATCATAGATGATGTCATTGGGTTTGAATCCCGtttgaaacaattgaaCGACTCTTTGTTAGGTTTGAAAGAGAACCTGGCCACTCTCATTGAGAAAAGACAGGTTGTTTTCCAATGTGGGAGGTTCCTAGAGTTTAATCAAGGTCTTCCAGGAAGGTTGTCCCGTGAGAGAAGAGACACAAGTGGTGGTCTACTGAGTTTAGATAACGTAAGTGAAACTTTAAGTGATGCGTTCTCATTCGACCtagatgaaaataatttcaattataataatagtgaTAGCAACAACAACGATAATGTAAATATTGATACTTTGGATGATCTGGAACAAGGGGCTCCGGAGGAGAATGGCGATTATGCTGagtttcattttttccaaaatgGGTTTCATAACCAATTCATAGTAGTCGGTGCTTTAGAGGCCAATAAAATCGAAGTATTAAATAGAATCCTATGGCGTTTAACAAGAGGTaatttattctttcaaaatttccCAATCGAGAACTCGAATATTAATGCTAACGTCCCAGGTGAACCAGACGAAAAAGGAGAAAAACATTGTTTCATAGTGTTCACTCATGGTGAaactttattgaaaaaaattaaccGTGTCATCGAGTCTTTAAACGGTAAAATATACTCAATGGAAAACTTCAGATCACATTCAAAAATACAAGAATTGAATGACCAGATCGATGAATTGACACAAATTGTAACTGCAACAGAACAATCTCTACATACAGAATTACTAGTCATCAATGACCAACTGCCTATATGGTCCGCACTAATTAAAAGAGAAAAGTATATTTACGCAACTTTGAATTTGTTTAGACCAGAATCCCATGCATTACTAGCCGAAGGTTGGATACCTTCGAATGAAACAGATTCAGTATCGAACGCACTAAAAGAACATAGCGAATCAATCGGTTCAGAATATACCCCAGTgataaatatcattaaaacaaataaatcaCCACCAACTTACCATCGTACTAATAAATTCACAGGTGCTTTCCAATCTATTGTTGATGCGTATGGTATTGCATCTTATCAGGAAGTCAATCCTGGTTTAGCGACAATTGTTACATTTCCTTTCATGTTCGCCATTATGTTCGGTGACTTAGGTCATGgttttatattgtttttgatCTCTTTATATCTGATTTTCAACGAAactaaatttgataaaatgcAAAGAGATGAGATTTTCGATATGGCTTATACTGGTAGATACGTCATATGTCTAATGGGTGCATTTTCAATCTATACGGGTTTGATgtataatgatatattttcgAAACCTTTAACTCTATTCAAATCTGGCTGGGAATGGCCTTCTAACTTCAAAAAGGGAGAATTGATTGAAGCTTCAAAAATAGGTGTCTATAGATTTGGTATTGATTACAATTGGCACGGGGCTGATAATTCACTTTTGTTTACAAACTCttataaaatgaaattgtCTATTTTGATGGGTTTTATTCATATGACATATTCATACATGTTTTCTTACGTCAATTATAAGTATAAGAACTCAAGAGTTGATATTATCGGTAATTTCATTCCAGGTTTAATCTTCATGCAATCGATTTTCGgttatttatcaataacTATTGTGTATAAATGGACAAAAGATTGGATAAAGGATGGTAAACCAGCTCCAGGATTATTGAACATGTTAATTAATATGTTCTTGGCTCCAGGAAAAGTAGAAGAACATTTATACTCAGGTCAAGCATTTGTTCAGACAGTCCTATTACTTGCTGCTTTGGTCTGTGTACCTTGGTTACTATTATACAAACCTTTGACTCTAAAAAAGCAGCATGCCATGGCAACCAGTCAAGGGTATCAAAACGTTCAACAGCAAAGATATAATGAATCTTTGATGGAAACACAATCCACCTTCGAGGAAGATGAAGTTATTATCACAGATTCTAATGAGGAAGACCATTCGGACTTTAATTTTGGCGATATTATGATTCACCAAGTTATTCATACAATCGAATTTTGTTTGAATTGTATTTCACATACAGCCTCATATCTGAGATTATGGGCATTATCGTTAGCACACGCACAATTATCAAGTGTTCTGTGGGATATGACAATCGCCAATGCCTTCACAGCTTCTAATCCCGGTTCTATCTTATCTGTTGCCAGGGTCGTGTTTCTATTTGGTATGTGGTTTATCTTAACCGTGTGTATCCTGGTTATGATGGAAGGTACATCAGCTATGTTACACTCCCTACGTTTACATTGGGTTGAAGCAATGTCgaaattttttgaaggTGAAGGTTATGCATATGAaccattttcatttaagaGACTATCTGAACagtaa